One stretch of Gavia stellata isolate bGavSte3 chromosome 25, bGavSte3.hap2, whole genome shotgun sequence DNA includes these proteins:
- the P2RX5 gene encoding P2X purinoceptor 5, with protein sequence MGQVAWKGLFLSLFDYKTEKYVIAKNKKVGILYRVVQLSILAYLVGWVFVVKKGYQDTDTSLQSSVITKLKGVAFTNTSELGERLWDVADYVIPPQGENVFFVMTNLIVTPNQRQATCPESVNIPDALCYEDEDCPAGEAVVAGNGVKTGHCLKDRDSIRGTCEILAWCPVEKRSKPKKPLLASAENFTVYIKNSIRFPKFKFSKMNVLATDNESYLKSCRYSTEHPYCPIFLLGNIVRWAGSDFQEMALEGGVIGIQIEWNCDLDKAPSECNPHYSFSRLDSKFAEKSISSGYNFRFAKYYRDAEGVDYRTLMKAYGIRFDVMVNGKAGKFNIIPTIINIGSGLALMGAGAFFCDLVLLYLIKKSNFYRGKKYEEVKSSSRKSLSSPTLNGNQSPDQLGGL encoded by the exons ATGGGGCAGGTGGCTTGGAAGGGTTTATTTCTATCGCTTTTTGAttataaaacagagaaatacGTCATTGCGAAGAACAAGAAGGTGGGGATTCTCTATCGAGTGGTGCAGCTCTCCATCCTGGCTTACCTGGTGGG GTGGGTGTTTGTTGTCAAGAAAGGCTATCAGGACACAGACACATCCCTCCAGAGCTCTGTCATCACCAAGCTGAAAGGGGTAGCCTTCACCAACACCTCGGAGCtgggggagaggctgtgggatGTTGCAGACTACGTCATCCCTCCGCAG GGTGAAAACGTCTTTTTTGTCATGACGAATCTGATTGTGACCCCAAACCAGAGGCAAGCCACTTGTCCTGAG AGTGTCAACATTCCCGATGCCCTGTGTTACGAGGATGAGGACTGCCCCGCAGGGGAAGCGGTGGTGGCTGGCAATG GGGTTAAGACTGGCCATTGTTtgaaagacagggacagcatCAGAGGGACTTGTGAGATACTGGCCTGGTGCCCAGTGGAGAAAAGATCCAAGCCCAA GAAACCACTTCTCGCCAGTGCAGAAAACTTCACTGTTTACATCAAGAACTCAATCCGCTTCCCCAAGTTTAAGTTCTCCAA GATGAATGTGCTGGCAACGGACAATGAGTCCTACCTGAAGAGCTGCCGCTACAGCACGGAGCATCCCTACTGCCCCATCTTCCTCCTGGGGAACATCGTCCGGTGGGCTGGGAGCGACTTCCAGGAAATGGCCTTGGAG GGTGGTGTGATAGGAATTCAGATTGAATGGAACTGTGATCTTGATAAAGCCCCTTCTGAATGTAATCCTCACTATTCTTTTAGCCGGCTGGATAGCAAGTTTGCAGAAAAGTCCATCTCTTCTGGGTACAACTTCAG GTTTGCCAAATATTACCGGGATGCTGAGGGAGTCGACTACCGGACGCTCATGAAAGCATATGGAATCCGCTTTGATGTGATGGTGAATGGCAAG gctggGAAATTTAACATCATTCCCACCATTATCAATATCGGTTCGGGGCTTGCTCTCATGGGAGCG ggaGCTTTCTTCTGTGACCTGGTGCTGCTGTATCTGATTAAAAAGAGCAACTTTTATCGAGGCAAAAAGTACGAGGAAGTAAA GTCCAGTTCCAGGAAATCGTTATCTAGCCCTACGCTGAACGGGAATCAGAGCCCTGACCAGCTCGGTGGGCTCTAG